A single region of the Pseudorhodoplanes sp. genome encodes:
- a CDS encoding response regulator transcription factor, producing the protein MQAARLAPSTPADDAPHLLIVDDDRRIRDLLSRFLASEGYRVTTADNAADARAKLQGLHFDLLILDVMMPGESGFDLAKSLRQTSEVPILMLTARDESAMRIEGLEIGADDYVAKPFEPRELSLRIGNILKRAQPAAPPAPESVRFGEFVFHIARGELRRGEDIVRLTDREREMLTVLSASPGETVPRLALAGNDAAANERAVDVQVNRLRRKIERDPANPLLLQTVRGIGYKLVVST; encoded by the coding sequence GGCGTATCCGCGATCTGCTCTCCCGCTTTCTTGCATCTGAAGGCTATCGCGTCACCACGGCCGACAACGCCGCGGACGCGCGCGCAAAGCTTCAGGGATTGCATTTTGATCTGCTCATTCTCGACGTGATGATGCCCGGCGAATCCGGCTTCGATCTCGCCAAGTCATTGCGCCAGACATCGGAAGTGCCGATTCTGATGCTGACCGCGCGCGACGAGAGCGCGATGCGGATCGAAGGTCTCGAGATCGGCGCTGACGATTATGTCGCAAAGCCTTTCGAGCCGCGCGAACTATCGCTGCGCATCGGCAATATCCTCAAACGCGCGCAGCCAGCCGCGCCCCCGGCGCCGGAATCGGTACGCTTTGGCGAATTCGTGTTCCACATTGCACGCGGCGAATTGCGCCGCGGGGAGGATATCGTCCGGCTCACGGACCGCGAACGCGAAATGCTGACGGTGCTGTCGGCGAGCCCCGGCGAAACTGTTCCGCGCCTTGCGCTGGCGGGCAATGACGCGGCCGCCAACGAACGCGCGGTCGACGTTCAGGTCAACCGGCTGCGGCGCAAGATCGAGCGCGACCCCGCCAACCCTCTGCTGCTGCAGACGGTGCGCGGCATCGGTTACAAGCTCGTGGTGTCGACATGA